In Pedobacter sp. WC2423, the following are encoded in one genomic region:
- a CDS encoding efflux transporter outer membrane subunit, producing MKRYLKIYLPVSGLIMVLFASCKVTKPYQKPAVDLEGLYRAHVAADTITIANLHWKEMFTDTLLQKLIGEGIQRNLNLQAAYSRIRQSKAYFEQSKLAFLPSLNSDASATATGSSNQSRVKSVIPYQYQAELTTSWEADLWGKLSSARRADLASLLQAEANGRAVQTELVASIATSYYRLLALDDQLLITQQSLKNWQTTVDIMKKLKIADVVTGAAVVQSESSKYAVAVTIPDLMQSIRETENGLNLLLGNVPGPVLRSKFDQIHPVALLQTGVPVQLLANRPDVQAAEYGFKNAFELSNVARTYFYPSLTISAAAGYTSFSSFFGPGSWISSLTGGLMQPVFNKGANKTRLKVALEQQQQAVLSFQTAILTAGQEVSNAMYSYQKASEKKITRASQLENLEKSVQYTQALVRYGSANYTEVLTAQQSFLAAQLSQVNDQLQQLQATVSLYRALGGGWK from the coding sequence ATGAAACGATACTTGAAAATTTATCTGCCCGTTTCCGGGTTGATTATGGTGTTATTCGCTTCCTGTAAAGTCACTAAGCCTTATCAAAAACCGGCTGTGGATCTGGAAGGTTTATACAGAGCACATGTAGCTGCGGATACCATCACCATTGCCAATTTGCATTGGAAGGAGATGTTTACGGATACTTTATTGCAAAAACTCATTGGGGAAGGCATTCAGCGGAATCTGAACTTGCAGGCTGCTTATTCCCGTATCCGGCAGTCTAAAGCATACTTTGAACAAAGCAAACTGGCTTTTTTACCTTCTTTGAATAGTGATGCCAGTGCAACAGCAACAGGCTCCTCTAATCAGAGTCGGGTGAAAAGTGTTATTCCTTACCAGTACCAGGCAGAATTGACTACAAGCTGGGAGGCTGATTTATGGGGTAAACTGAGCAGCGCCAGGCGGGCTGATTTAGCTTCCTTATTACAGGCTGAAGCAAATGGGAGAGCGGTTCAGACCGAGCTGGTTGCCAGTATTGCAACAAGCTATTACCGGTTACTGGCTTTGGATGATCAATTGTTGATTACACAGCAAAGTTTGAAAAACTGGCAGACTACTGTTGATATCATGAAAAAGCTGAAAATCGCAGATGTGGTAACCGGGGCAGCGGTTGTACAAAGTGAATCCAGTAAATATGCTGTCGCAGTTACTATTCCCGATCTGATGCAATCGATCCGGGAAACTGAAAATGGGCTGAACTTATTACTGGGCAATGTTCCGGGGCCTGTTTTGCGTAGTAAGTTTGATCAGATTCATCCGGTTGCTTTATTGCAAACTGGTGTTCCTGTGCAATTATTAGCTAACAGACCTGATGTACAGGCAGCGGAATATGGTTTTAAGAATGCTTTTGAACTGAGCAATGTGGCGCGTACTTATTTTTATCCTTCGCTGACCATTTCGGCGGCCGCAGGGTATACAAGTTTTAGCAGTTTCTTTGGCCCGGGATCATGGATCAGCAGTTTAACTGGTGGGTTAATGCAGCCTGTATTTAATAAAGGAGCGAACAAAACGAGGTTAAAAGTAGCTTTGGAACAGCAGCAGCAAGCAGTATTAAGTTTCCAGACGGCTATATTGACTGCCGGACAGGAGGTTTCGAATGCGATGTATTCTTATCAGAAAGCTTCGGAAAAGAAAATTACCAGGGCGAGCCAGTTAGAGAATCTGGAAAAATCTGTTCAGTATACACAGGCTTTGGTCAGGTACGGTTCTGCAAACTATACGGAGGTACTCACTGCGCAGCAGAGTTTTCTGGCGGCACAGCTGAGCCAGGTCAATGATCAGTTACAACAATTACAAGCTACTGTATCTTTATACAGAGCATTAGGCGGAGGGTGGAAGTAA
- a CDS encoding lysophospholipid acyltransferase family protein, translated as MRNKLFNQLYPFVFFPVYLISLLPYSIAAPTIGKFLYFISYRVFRYRYSVVLQNLSRSLPAKSYQEIRQIAKEFYKHLVCMAIETIKLFSVSRYTLDKKVQLVNAELLFTYHQQNRNIIAVLGHYGNWEYLNILPVQLPFTVNAIYKPLSNPLMNKLVHHVRGRFGMLLIPANQALRHILKQKDKPQLSIFIADQFPGSCEQEKFDFLHQSTNMFNGAEKLAIATNAVVVYLEMKRKPDHCWEISFSLITESPKETSNQEITRCFASQLQQTIRTAPSYWLWSHKRWKY; from the coding sequence GTGAGGAATAAACTTTTCAACCAGCTGTATCCTTTTGTTTTTTTTCCGGTTTACCTGATCAGCCTGCTCCCGTATTCCATTGCAGCACCAACAATTGGAAAATTTCTTTACTTTATTTCTTACAGGGTATTCAGGTACCGCTACAGCGTGGTACTGCAAAACCTTTCCAGATCCCTGCCTGCTAAATCTTATCAGGAGATCCGGCAAATTGCAAAGGAATTTTATAAACACCTGGTGTGCATGGCCATTGAAACCATTAAACTTTTCTCAGTCAGCAGATATACACTCGATAAAAAAGTGCAATTAGTGAACGCAGAATTATTATTCACATATCATCAGCAAAACAGGAACATTATTGCTGTTCTGGGGCACTATGGCAACTGGGAATATCTGAATATACTTCCCGTCCAACTCCCTTTTACAGTAAATGCGATTTACAAACCACTTTCTAATCCACTGATGAACAAGCTCGTTCATCATGTAAGAGGACGTTTCGGGATGCTGCTTATTCCAGCAAACCAGGCACTCAGACATATTTTGAAACAAAAGGATAAACCACAACTGTCCATTTTCATTGCAGATCAGTTTCCCGGTAGCTGTGAACAGGAGAAATTTGATTTCCTGCATCAATCAACGAATATGTTTAACGGTGCAGAAAAGCTGGCAATTGCTACTAATGCTGTAGTTGTTTACCTGGAAATGAAAAGAAAGCCAGATCACTGCTGGGAAATAAGTTTTTCCCTGATTACTGAATCTCCAAAAGAAACCAGTAACCAGGAAATTACCAGATGTTTTGCCAGCCAGCTTCAACAGACCATCAGAACAGCTCCATCCTACTGGTTATGGTCGCACAAAAGGTGGAAGTATTAG
- a CDS encoding murein L,D-transpeptidase family protein, with translation MRIIFTFILLFAMTRSLSAQNNFKQKQLTFERVKTAYTQKWAGLKQELQQKGFKDKFEIHIEAYKSEGKLEVWLRNSNQAKYSLFKTYDFSAHSGTLGPKTKKDDLQTPEGIYFIDRFNPESRFYLSLRINYPNAVDLLRSGRQDPGSDIYIHGNQLTVGCIPLTDDKIKEIYVMAVEASNNGQVKIPVHIFPFKMTKENMNKKTAVFPQHKIFWKTLQLAYDNFKNYKNSTI, from the coding sequence ATGAGAATTATTTTCACCTTTATTTTACTATTCGCGATGACCCGCTCTTTATCCGCTCAAAATAACTTCAAACAAAAGCAACTCACTTTTGAGCGGGTAAAAACTGCATATACACAGAAATGGGCAGGTTTAAAGCAGGAACTGCAACAAAAAGGTTTTAAGGATAAATTTGAAATACATATCGAAGCTTACAAAAGCGAAGGCAAATTAGAAGTCTGGTTGAGAAACAGCAATCAGGCTAAATACAGCTTGTTCAAGACTTATGATTTTAGCGCACATTCAGGCACTTTAGGGCCAAAAACTAAAAAAGATGATTTGCAGACTCCGGAAGGAATCTATTTTATTGACCGGTTTAATCCGGAGAGCCGGTTCTATTTATCCTTAAGGATTAATTATCCGAATGCAGTTGATCTGTTAAGGAGCGGCCGGCAGGATCCTGGTTCTGATATTTATATTCATGGTAACCAGCTTACCGTAGGCTGCATCCCTTTAACCGATGATAAAATCAAAGAAATTTACGTAATGGCTGTGGAAGCCAGTAACAACGGACAAGTAAAAATTCCTGTTCATATCTTTCCTTTTAAAATGACAAAGGAAAACATGAACAAAAAAACGGCAGTCTTCCCACAGCATAAAATATTCTGGAAGACCTTACAACTAGCTTACGACAATTTTAAGAATTATAAAAATAGTACTATTTAA
- a CDS encoding alpha/beta hydrolase, whose product MKQLSGLLIALLFAGSAFAAKVDTVSVYSTAMKKDVRCVFITPDQTKNIKKFPVVYVLHGYSGNAIRTIKQDIPDLAVQADTYQMIFVLADGGFDSWYFDSPVNTQLRYETFLSKELVGYTDKNYPSLARREKRAIYGWSMGGHGALFIAIRHKDLFGAAGSICGAVDFTPFTSGYGIEKSLGIYTSHQKAWEEHTVNYNVSSLKNNELKLVIDCGVDDPLLEVNRALHQKLIKLKIAHDYIERPGAHNKAYWSKASAFQLLFLHHYFIQS is encoded by the coding sequence ATGAAACAATTATCAGGGCTTTTAATCGCACTGCTGTTTGCAGGTTCTGCGTTTGCAGCAAAAGTAGATACAGTATCCGTTTATAGTACGGCGATGAAAAAGGATGTTCGCTGTGTTTTTATCACACCGGATCAAACAAAAAATATCAAAAAATTCCCGGTCGTTTATGTACTGCATGGTTACAGTGGAAATGCAATCAGGACTATCAAACAGGATATCCCGGATCTGGCAGTACAGGCAGATACTTATCAAATGATTTTTGTACTTGCAGATGGCGGGTTTGATAGCTGGTACTTTGATAGTCCGGTTAATACGCAATTACGGTATGAAACTTTCCTGAGTAAAGAGCTTGTAGGATATACCGATAAAAATTATCCTTCGCTGGCCAGAAGAGAAAAAAGAGCTATTTATGGCTGGAGCATGGGTGGTCATGGTGCACTTTTTATCGCGATACGTCATAAGGACTTGTTTGGGGCAGCCGGCAGTATTTGCGGGGCAGTAGATTTCACGCCCTTTACAAGTGGGTATGGGATTGAAAAAAGCCTTGGGATTTATACCAGTCATCAGAAAGCCTGGGAAGAGCATACGGTGAACTATAATGTGTCTTCTTTAAAAAATAATGAATTGAAGCTGGTGATTGATTGCGGTGTGGATGATCCTTTGCTGGAAGTAAACAGGGCTTTACATCAAAAACTGATCAAACTTAAAATAGCACACGATTACATAGAGCGTCCGGGTGCACATAATAAGGCTTACTGGTCTAAGGCTTCCGCTTTTCAATTGCTATTTCTACATCATTATTTCATCCAGTCTTAA
- a CDS encoding RidA family protein has translation MKIIQSLLIMTTAGLLTQQVIAQEITNPKGLYDPRPHGYSHVATVPANSILVFVAGQAGTDHQGELSTDFRTQVKYAFENLAIALKSKGLQMKHIAKLTTLVVGYDADKHKILIEEGKKVWPDEQFPVNTLIPVSGLALDGMLIEIDATAVMGEVK, from the coding sequence ATGAAAATCATTCAATCGTTATTAATTATGACAACAGCAGGTTTATTAACTCAACAAGTTATTGCACAGGAAATTACTAATCCCAAAGGGTTATATGACCCTCGTCCGCATGGTTATTCTCATGTAGCTACTGTACCGGCTAACAGTATACTCGTCTTTGTTGCCGGACAGGCAGGAACAGATCATCAAGGAGAATTGAGTACGGATTTCAGAACACAGGTAAAGTATGCTTTTGAAAATCTGGCCATTGCATTAAAAAGTAAAGGGCTCCAAATGAAACACATTGCTAAATTGACGACACTGGTTGTCGGTTATGATGCAGATAAACACAAAATACTGATTGAAGAGGGGAAAAAAGTATGGCCTGATGAGCAGTTCCCGGTTAATACGCTGATTCCGGTTTCAGGACTTGCTTTGGATGGGATGTTAATTGAAATTGATGCCACTGCGGTGATGGGCGAAGTTAAGTAA
- a CDS encoding Crp/Fnr family transcriptional regulator has translation MKIPPLYFVDTRMDSFIKALNSYAPLSAACIAEFVRIVRRKTIPKYEFLLREGSIPKTVAFIKKGLFSYYYTTEEGNIVIKKFFAENSFVASTSAMLQKEPGIFNIYALEDAEVLEYDFSSFQQLIAKFPELAIFYSKYMEKHWVVAKEVLEITAKYQNAKERYLSFTVMYPGLSERLKQHHIASYLGITPTQLSRIRKEL, from the coding sequence ATGAAAATACCACCTTTGTATTTTGTAGATACCAGGATGGATTCATTCATTAAAGCATTAAATAGTTACGCGCCGTTATCTGCGGCGTGTATAGCAGAGTTTGTCAGAATAGTTCGGCGTAAAACTATTCCAAAATACGAATTTCTGCTCAGAGAAGGCAGTATTCCAAAAACAGTTGCTTTTATTAAAAAAGGTCTTTTCTCTTATTATTATACTACAGAGGAAGGTAATATTGTCATTAAGAAGTTTTTTGCTGAAAACTCATTTGTTGCTTCCACCTCGGCTATGCTTCAAAAGGAACCCGGCATATTTAATATTTACGCGCTTGAAGATGCAGAAGTACTGGAGTATGATTTCTCTTCTTTCCAGCAGCTGATTGCAAAGTTTCCTGAGCTGGCTATTTTCTATAGTAAATATATGGAAAAGCATTGGGTTGTAGCTAAAGAGGTTTTGGAAATTACAGCAAAATATCAAAATGCAAAGGAGCGTTATCTAAGTTTTACGGTCATGTATCCTGGTTTGAGTGAACGGCTTAAGCAACATCATATCGCTTCTTACCTTGGAATCACGCCAACGCAGTTAAGCCGCATCAGAAAAGAATTATAG
- a CDS encoding pirin family protein: MSNIKLIIEERASNIGNFMVGRLLPFREKRMVGPFSFIDHMGPVCLSDHENLDVPPHPHIGLSTLTYLFEGSIMHKDSLGNEVEIKPGQVNWMTAGSGIVHSERTPGYLRHSDKMLHGLQIWVALPKDKEEMAPEFYHIEENEMPVWEFGDVSFKLIAGEAFGQKSPVPVFSPLYFLELKTTTRQTVKIGEFLYGESALYILEGAIESEGNVYGPKQILIAKESQLCEFEMHENTTVYIFGGEPFPEERFIYWNFVASSRERIEQAKTRWLEQSFPPVPGETEFVPLPEQGRQIRP, translated from the coding sequence ATGTCAAATATTAAACTGATTATAGAAGAAAGAGCAAGCAATATTGGCAATTTTATGGTAGGCAGGCTTTTACCTTTCCGCGAGAAAAGAATGGTAGGGCCATTTTCTTTTATTGATCACATGGGCCCGGTTTGTTTAAGTGACCATGAAAATCTGGATGTACCTCCTCATCCGCATATTGGCCTTTCGACATTAACTTATCTTTTTGAAGGCAGCATCATGCATAAAGATAGTTTAGGTAACGAAGTAGAAATTAAACCTGGTCAGGTAAACTGGATGACCGCAGGCAGCGGGATCGTACATTCGGAACGCACACCCGGGTATTTACGCCACTCGGATAAAATGTTGCACGGACTTCAGATTTGGGTAGCTCTTCCAAAAGATAAGGAAGAAATGGCTCCTGAATTTTATCATATAGAGGAGAATGAAATGCCGGTGTGGGAGTTTGGCGATGTCTCTTTTAAACTAATCGCGGGAGAGGCCTTCGGTCAGAAATCTCCAGTACCTGTTTTCAGCCCGCTTTATTTTCTGGAATTGAAAACAACAACCCGGCAGACTGTTAAAATTGGTGAATTTCTGTATGGCGAAAGTGCTTTATATATCCTGGAAGGGGCTATTGAAAGTGAAGGAAATGTTTATGGGCCAAAACAGATACTGATAGCTAAAGAAAGCCAGCTTTGTGAATTTGAAATGCACGAAAATACAACGGTATATATCTTTGGCGGAGAACCATTTCCTGAAGAAAGATTTATTTACTGGAATTTTGTGGCTTCCAGCAGAGAAAGGATTGAACAGGCAAAAACCAGGTGGCTGGAGCAGTCATTTCCTCCGGTTCCGGGCGAAACAGAATTTGTTCCACTTCCGGAACAGGGCAGACAAATCAGGCCTTAA
- a CDS encoding GNAT family N-acetyltransferase, with translation MNIEQINEEKKGLFKAVEDDKVAGEMTYVWAGPDKLIIDHTEVSPDFSGKGVGKKLVLEAVQYARAKQVKILPLCPFAKSVFDKNPDLQDVLF, from the coding sequence ATGAATATTGAACAGATTAACGAGGAGAAAAAGGGGCTTTTTAAAGCCGTAGAAGATGATAAAGTGGCGGGAGAAATGACTTATGTATGGGCGGGGCCGGACAAGCTCATTATTGACCATACCGAAGTTAGTCCTGATTTTTCAGGAAAAGGGGTAGGTAAGAAGCTGGTATTGGAGGCTGTGCAATATGCAAGAGCTAAACAGGTGAAAATTCTTCCTTTGTGTCCTTTTGCCAAAAGTGTTTTTGATAAGAATCCAGATTTACAGGATGTCCTGTTTTAA
- a CDS encoding DUF1572 family protein, producing MNTEFYTQLYKRDIVRVTEELKKYPDDQSLWEVLPGTTNSGGNLLQHLLGNLKTFIGNPFGQLNYERNRDAEFNDRLFTKEELIVEFDQLSAVIGDAISTLTAQSLNADYPAAIKVVNEEQTVEYVLIHLLAHLSYHTGQINYHRRYFTTLKASV from the coding sequence ATGAATACTGAATTTTATACGCAATTATACAAACGTGATATCGTCAGAGTTACTGAGGAACTGAAAAAGTATCCCGATGATCAGTCTTTATGGGAAGTATTACCGGGAACGACTAATTCGGGTGGTAATTTATTACAACACCTGCTTGGTAATTTGAAAACATTTATAGGTAATCCTTTTGGACAGCTTAATTATGAAAGGAACCGGGATGCAGAATTCAATGACCGCCTGTTTACCAAAGAAGAGCTGATCGTTGAATTTGATCAGTTGTCAGCAGTGATTGGAGATGCAATTTCCACCCTGACAGCTCAAAGTCTGAACGCAGATTATCCTGCAGCAATAAAGGTGGTTAATGAGGAACAGACTGTTGAATATGTTTTGATACACCTTTTGGCCCACTTATCTTATCATACCGGGCAGATTAACTATCACAGACGCTATTTCACAACGCTGAAAGCATCAGTTTAA
- the yiaA gene encoding inner membrane protein YiaA → MNQKPSSAFVGASWVALMVGFAAYNIGLFNATMLLNEKGYYFTILILGVFAAISVQKCVRDRLEGIPVTNIYYGIAWFCTILSLALLSIGLWNATLALSEKGFYAMSFVLTIFAAIAVQKNTRDSIGAEPKTTGDTTNF, encoded by the coding sequence ATGAACCAAAAACCATCGAGTGCATTTGTAGGAGCTTCCTGGGTAGCTTTAATGGTAGGATTTGCAGCCTATAACATTGGCCTTTTTAATGCAACCATGTTATTAAACGAAAAAGGATATTACTTTACCATCCTTATTTTAGGTGTCTTTGCTGCTATATCCGTACAAAAATGCGTACGCGATCGCCTGGAAGGAATTCCGGTAACCAATATTTATTATGGAATAGCCTGGTTCTGCACTATTCTATCACTTGCGCTATTATCAATAGGCTTGTGGAACGCAACACTTGCGCTAAGTGAAAAAGGATTTTATGCCATGTCATTTGTCTTAACAATTTTCGCAGCTATTGCTGTACAGAAGAATACCAGGGACAGTATTGGTGCTGAGCCTAAAACAACTGGCGACACTACTAATTTCTAA
- a CDS encoding alpha/beta hydrolase, with product MKILIGLGVLILLLVVVYFSGPKPAAPVYVNTLPEVPAQLTALETYINQREAKLPVKTANEARIIWADSTHKEQTEYVLIYLHGFTASQGEGEPVHRDFAKKFGCNLYLSRLAGHGLKGEDAMLEFTPEKLWASTLEAYAIGKKLGKKVILMGTSTGGALALRLAANFPEIKGVILYSPNIAINDGSAWLTNKPWGLQLIRKVMGGMYSKKSADTDPKVLQYWYSQYRLEAVPQLQEFIETSNTRQTYEQVKQPVLMLYYYKDEQHQDKTVRVDAMLKMFDELGTPAALKVKSAIPEAGTHVIASPLLSKGVQAVESKTFSFATDVLGMKAVPGR from the coding sequence ATGAAAATTCTTATAGGTCTGGGAGTACTGATACTTCTGCTGGTAGTTGTTTATTTTTCAGGTCCTAAGCCTGCTGCTCCGGTTTATGTAAATACATTGCCGGAAGTTCCGGCGCAGCTTACAGCACTCGAAACCTACATTAATCAAAGAGAAGCAAAGCTGCCAGTAAAAACAGCTAATGAAGCAAGAATTATCTGGGCTGACAGTACGCATAAAGAGCAGACTGAATATGTTTTAATTTATCTGCATGGATTTACTGCAAGTCAGGGTGAGGGAGAGCCCGTACACCGTGATTTTGCTAAAAAATTCGGTTGTAACCTTTACCTGAGCCGGTTGGCAGGCCATGGGCTGAAAGGTGAGGATGCTATGCTTGAATTTACACCTGAGAAACTATGGGCTTCTACGCTTGAGGCTTATGCGATTGGTAAAAAACTGGGCAAAAAGGTGATCCTCATGGGAACTTCTACCGGAGGTGCACTGGCGCTCAGGTTGGCTGCGAACTTTCCTGAAATCAAAGGAGTTATTCTTTATTCCCCTAATATTGCAATCAATGATGGCTCGGCCTGGTTAACTAATAAGCCATGGGGACTTCAGCTGATCCGGAAAGTAATGGGCGGCATGTATTCGAAAAAAAGTGCTGATACAGATCCAAAAGTACTTCAGTACTGGTATAGCCAGTATCGCCTGGAGGCTGTTCCGCAATTACAGGAATTTATAGAAACTTCTAATACCAGGCAAACCTACGAACAGGTTAAACAACCGGTATTGATGTTGTATTATTATAAGGATGAACAGCACCAGGATAAAACGGTAAGGGTAGATGCCATGTTAAAGATGTTTGATGAATTAGGTACACCTGCTGCACTTAAAGTAAAATCTGCGATTCCTGAAGCGGGCACTCATGTAATTGCTTCTCCCTTATTAAGTAAAGGAGTACAAGCTGTGGAGTCGAAGACTTTCAGCTTTGCCACTGACGTACTCGGTATGAAAGCTGTTCCTGGAAGATGA
- a CDS encoding chemotaxis protein CheB, giving the protein MAINSTKQYIIAIGASAGGLDAIYAFFDHTPLDGVSYIVIQHLSANFKSQMAQILSTHSKLQVIEATHGVQVESNKVYLIPSSDFMQIKDGRLHLSNKKGKPGPHMTIDHFFISLAKEQGNKAIVIILSGSGNDGTKGAEIIRKSGGIVIIQDPATAAYKEMPLSAISGTIADQVLPPEDMPKCIEDYAKKEEEGDSDVMGQ; this is encoded by the coding sequence ATGGCTATAAATTCCACTAAGCAATATATTATAGCCATTGGTGCTTCTGCAGGTGGCCTTGATGCCATTTATGCATTTTTTGACCATACACCTTTGGATGGAGTCTCTTATATCGTTATCCAGCATCTTTCCGCCAACTTTAAAAGTCAGATGGCGCAAATACTCAGCACACATAGTAAATTACAGGTCATAGAAGCAACACATGGTGTCCAGGTTGAATCCAATAAAGTATATCTGATACCAAGTTCAGATTTTATGCAGATCAAAGATGGCAGACTTCATTTATCCAATAAAAAAGGTAAGCCGGGGCCACATATGACGATTGATCATTTCTTTATTTCTTTAGCAAAAGAACAAGGAAATAAAGCCATAGTTATTATCTTGTCCGGGTCTGGAAATGACGGGACCAAAGGAGCTGAAATCATTAGAAAATCTGGTGGTATTGTCATCATTCAGGATCCTGCTACCGCTGCTTATAAAGAAATGCCACTGTCAGCAATCTCCGGTACCATAGCAGACCAGGTACTACCACCTGAAGACATGCCCAAATGCATAGAGGATTATGCAAAAAAAGAGGAAGAAGGGGATAGTGATGTAATGGGACAATAA
- a CDS encoding RNA polymerase sigma factor has protein sequence MTIQHPEHSASAKQHWLLLKNGNAAALESLYKLYSNSLYNYGSKFSLDKDLIKECIQELFVNIWTRRDFISNPADVKNYLFKSFRLSVFKKISVLQKYQAYEETEDYPFSITLSIEDMIVEGEKKEELKKRLEPALQKLTDRQKEAVFLKFYEHLSYDEIAGVMGISVKAAYKLMARSLGFLRENLSKDEFLILLSLFYMKLFN, from the coding sequence TTGACCATACAGCACCCTGAACATTCGGCATCAGCAAAGCAACACTGGTTGTTATTGAAAAATGGAAACGCAGCTGCACTGGAGTCTTTGTATAAACTGTATTCAAATTCTTTATACAATTATGGTTCAAAGTTTAGCCTGGATAAAGACCTGATCAAAGAGTGTATACAGGAGTTGTTTGTAAATATCTGGACCAGGAGAGATTTTATCAGCAATCCCGCTGATGTCAAAAATTATCTCTTTAAATCTTTCAGACTTTCTGTTTTTAAAAAGATAAGTGTTCTTCAAAAATACCAGGCGTACGAGGAAACAGAAGACTATCCCTTTTCTATTACGTTGAGTATTGAAGATATGATTGTAGAGGGGGAGAAAAAAGAAGAGCTTAAAAAAAGATTGGAACCTGCTTTACAAAAACTTACCGACAGACAAAAAGAGGCTGTTTTTTTGAAATTTTATGAGCATCTGTCTTACGATGAAATTGCCGGGGTAATGGGGATTTCAGTAAAGGCGGCTTATAAGCTAATGGCCAGGTCACTCGGATTTTTAAGAGAAAACCTATCAAAAGATGAATTCTTGATTTTATTGTCCTTATTTTATATGAAATTATTTAACTGA
- a CDS encoding FecR family protein — protein MKQSKKINTYQLEDFIDDPKFISWVTLPDEALNLFWRQVQHEYPETKPLIRDARDIILSMRIQSESMHLNEQQLLWKSIELQIKANPEKQRKSFSLWFGAAAAVLLIGMIAILSLFYDAKYQKQEITTMYGQIRTFVLPDGTVVTLNANSKLQYPKNWDKTAIREVWIEGEAFFKVNHLHQSGIIKDAEKFIVHAEKLNVEVLGTSFNVNNRRNLVKVALLTGKVRLGVEGVRSSEINLRPGEMGEYQGRKTALVKTKVQTSDIAAWKSGELHFDNMPLSKVLILIEDNYGYQAVLKDKSIGDKRLSGTFSVSSEDALFKAIAISLGISIEKDELNHQLIIK, from the coding sequence ATGAAGCAATCAAAGAAAATTAATACCTATCAACTTGAAGATTTTATAGATGATCCGAAGTTTATTTCATGGGTTACTTTACCGGATGAGGCACTGAACTTATTCTGGCGGCAGGTGCAGCATGAATATCCTGAAACCAAGCCATTAATCCGGGATGCCAGGGATATTATTTTATCTATGCGTATTCAAAGTGAAAGCATGCACTTGAATGAACAGCAATTGCTTTGGAAAAGTATTGAATTGCAAATCAAAGCTAATCCTGAAAAGCAGCGCAAATCTTTTTCTCTTTGGTTTGGTGCAGCAGCTGCGGTATTGCTGATCGGGATGATTGCTATCTTATCATTATTCTATGATGCGAAGTATCAAAAACAGGAAATCACTACGATGTACGGACAGATCAGAACTTTTGTTTTGCCCGATGGTACTGTCGTTACGCTCAATGCCAATTCTAAATTACAATATCCCAAAAACTGGGACAAGACAGCTATCCGGGAAGTATGGATAGAAGGGGAGGCCTTCTTTAAGGTTAACCATTTGCATCAGTCGGGAATCATAAAGGATGCTGAAAAGTTTATTGTGCATGCTGAAAAGCTTAATGTGGAGGTACTGGGTACTTCTTTTAATGTCAATAACAGAAGAAATCTGGTTAAAGTAGCTTTGCTGACGGGAAAAGTCAGACTTGGGGTAGAGGGGGTGCGGAGTTCAGAAATCAATCTCCGGCCGGGGGAAATGGGTGAATACCAGGGACGTAAAACCGCGCTGGTGAAAACTAAAGTACAGACATCAGATATTGCAGCCTGGAAAAGTGGAGAATTGCATTTTGACAATATGCCGCTTTCCAAAGTTTTAATACTGATTGAAGATAACTATGGTTATCAGGCTGTTTTAAAAGATAAATCAATTGGCGATAAAAGACTTTCAGGTACTTTCTCTGTGAGCTCGGAAGATGCACTATTCAAAGCGATAGCAATCTCTCTGGGGATATCGATAGAAAAGGATGAATTGAATCATCAGTTGATTATTAAATAG